A single window of Cryptococcus tetragattii IND107 chromosome 4 map unlocalized Ctg04, whole genome shotgun sequence DNA harbors:
- a CDS encoding mitochondrial 37S ribosomal protein uS14m, which yields MGAKAQILRDIRKRLSAEQMEVQRRAYLYVARNTTLPATIRHKAQLGLNTLNGGEGRMGAVKNRCWETGRGRGVISKFGLCRALSGELPGVHKASW from the exons ATGGGAGCCAAAGCACAGATCCTTAGAGATATTCGGAAGAGACTATCGGCAGAGCAAATGGAGGTTCAAAGACGAGCTTACCTCTACGTCGCCCGTAATACGACTTTGCCTGCCACAATTCGCCACAAAGCGCAGCTCGGCCTTAACACACTgaatggaggagaaggacgaatGGGGGCAGTCAAAAATAGATGTTGGGAGAcaggaaggggaaggg GTGTGATATCCAAATTTGGTCTTTGTCGA GCTCTCAGTGGAGAACTTCCAGGTGTTCACAAAGCAAGCTGGTAA